The genomic window CGGTCAAGGGAAGTTGAGCCACCAGCGCGCCCGGCTCGCCCGACGCCCGACCGGCGCGGCCCGAGCGGAACACCGGCGGCCCCCGCCACAGCAGCAGCACCGCCGCCAGCACTCCCCCCAGCACGCCCACCGCGCCAGGCACCAGTGCAGCCACCAGCGCGCCGACGAGCAGCGGCACCCCGCCCCTTGCCTTCATCCGCCAGCGGCCCCTCGGCCGGCCACGCCCGGTGCCGCCGGCGGCCCGGGTCGGCCGATCTCCTTCCCGTTCCCCGAAGAGCCCCACCCGAGCCGCCCGGCGGCGCTGGGCCCGACGCCGCAGCAATCGGCCAGCGGTTGCCACCAGCACGAGCACCGGCGTGAACGCCCCCGTCAGGATCACCAGCGGCAACGGCACCGGCAGCGCCTGGGCCAGGCTCGACACCGTGTTCACCACGACGCCCCCAGCACGCCCTCGCCGACCGGAGGCAGCCCCCGATGCGTCGGCCACCCCGTGCAATCCCGCCGCC from Kitasatospora sp. NBC_01250 includes these protein-coding regions:
- a CDS encoding type II secretion system F family protein; translated protein: MNTVSSLAQALPVPLPLVILTGAFTPVLVLVATAGRLLRRRAQRRRAARVGLFGEREGDRPTRAAGGTGRGRPRGRWRMKARGGVPLLVGALVAALVPGAVGVLGGVLAAVLLLWRGPPVFRSGRAGRASGEPGALVAQLPLTADLLAACLGSSASPAQAAEAVARTIGDPMRTRLAAVSAELALGAPPAQCWQRLGADCPALAPLARCLVRATVSGAPPAAVLAGLAVSQRSAAARAAHTRVRRAGVLATAPLGLCFLPAFVLIGIVPVVTGLAAAFGRRV